In Anaerobacillus isosaccharinicus, one genomic interval encodes:
- the radC gene encoding RadC family protein, whose amino-acid sequence MEAKPLMIRDVPTCERPRERLLKEGAQVLSNQELIAVILGTGTKQESVLQLSTRILHYFQGLRLLKDSTVTELKKIKGIGDTKAVQLLAALELGSRVHKLQIEDRIVIRSPEDVSRFMMEEMRFLTQEHFVALYLNTKNHVIHKKTIFIGSLNASIVHPREIYKEAFRHSAASIICLHNHPSGDPAPSREDIEVTKRLVESGKVIGIELLDHIIIGDQKFTSLKEKGYV is encoded by the coding sequence ATGGAAGCAAAGCCATTAATGATTCGTGACGTACCAACTTGTGAAAGACCCAGGGAGCGACTGCTCAAAGAAGGAGCTCAAGTTTTGTCAAACCAAGAATTGATCGCAGTCATTCTTGGGACTGGTACAAAGCAGGAATCGGTCTTACAGCTATCAACAAGAATTTTGCACTATTTCCAAGGACTCAGGCTACTGAAAGATTCAACTGTAACTGAATTAAAGAAGATAAAAGGAATTGGCGATACAAAGGCTGTACAATTATTAGCTGCACTTGAACTTGGGAGTCGGGTACATAAGCTACAAATCGAGGATCGGATTGTGATTCGTTCACCAGAGGATGTCTCTCGTTTTATGATGGAAGAGATGCGCTTTTTAACACAAGAACACTTTGTAGCTCTTTACTTAAATACGAAAAATCACGTCATCCATAAAAAGACGATTTTTATCGGAAGCTTGAATGCATCGATCGTTCATCCAAGGGAAATTTACAAAGAAGCATTTCGCCACTCAGCAGCGTCAATCATTTGTCTTCATAATCACCCAAGTGGTGACCCGGCCCCAAGCAGAGAAGACATTGAAGTGACAAAGCGCCTCGTCGAAAGTGGTAAAGTCATTGGCATAGAACTACTCGACCATATCATCATCGGCGACCAAAAATTTACAAGCTTGAAGGAGAAAGGCTACGTATAA
- a CDS encoding rod shape-determining protein, translated as MFGGFSKDLGIDLGTANTLVYVKGKGIIVREPSVVAIRTDAGTIEAVGNDAKNMIGRTPGNIVAVRPMKDGVIADFDTTATMMKYFIRQAQRSRSIFTRKPNVMVCVPSGITAVEKRAVEDATKQAGAREAYTIEEPFAAAIGADLPVWEPTGSMVVDIGGGTTEVAIISLGGIVTSQSIRVAGDEMDDAIIQYIKKMYNLMIGERTAEAIKFEIGSAGIPEGIEDMDIRGRDLVTGLPKTITITAREIAEALDDTVNTIIEAVKNTLEKSPPELAADIMDRGIVLTGGGALLRNLDRVLSDETHMPVLVAENPLDCVALGTGRALENLHLFRSKAGITVRSNRK; from the coding sequence ATGTTTGGTGGTTTTTCGAAAGATTTAGGAATTGATTTAGGTACGGCTAACACGCTTGTATACGTGAAGGGGAAGGGAATTATCGTTCGTGAACCTTCAGTTGTAGCGATTAGAACAGATGCTGGAACTATTGAAGCAGTAGGAAATGATGCGAAAAACATGATTGGTCGTACACCAGGGAATATTGTGGCCGTTCGTCCGATGAAAGATGGTGTTATCGCTGATTTTGATACGACAGCTACAATGATGAAATACTTTATTAGACAAGCACAACGATCACGTTCTATTTTTACACGAAAACCGAATGTAATGGTTTGTGTTCCATCCGGAATTACGGCTGTTGAAAAAAGAGCGGTTGAAGATGCGACGAAGCAAGCAGGTGCACGAGAGGCATACACAATTGAAGAACCATTTGCAGCAGCAATTGGAGCTGACCTACCTGTTTGGGAACCGACTGGTAGTATGGTTGTTGATATTGGAGGCGGGACGACAGAAGTAGCGATTATTTCCCTTGGGGGAATTGTAACTAGTCAGTCTATCCGTGTTGCTGGTGATGAAATGGATGATGCCATCATCCAATATATTAAGAAAATGTATAACTTAATGATTGGGGAGCGAACAGCTGAAGCGATTAAATTCGAAATCGGATCAGCAGGAATTCCTGAAGGTATTGAAGATATGGATATTCGTGGACGCGATTTAGTCACAGGTTTGCCTAAGACGATTACAATAACAGCTCGAGAAATTGCGGAAGCACTTGATGATACTGTTAACACGATTATTGAGGCTGTGAAAAATACGTTAGAGAAGTCTCCACCGGAGCTTGCTGCTGATATTATGGATCGTGGTATTGTTCTTACTGGTGGAGGTGCGTTATTACGTAACCTTGACCGTGTCCTTAGTGATGAAACTCATATGCCAGTATTAGTGGCTGAAAACCCATTAGATTGTGTTGCTTTAGGAACGGGAAGGGCGTTAGAGAACCTTCACTTATTCCGTTCGAAGGCAGGAATTACCGTTCGTTCAAATCGTAAGTAA
- the mreC gene encoding rod shape-determining protein MreC, translated as MPQFFSNKRLIVLLVSIILLVALIGYSMSDRRSLTWPEQFMKDSVGWVQQVFKQPALYVAGFFETVNEMRNIYEENRVLKAHLDQYAQIAVEVNVLRRQNEHLKDALDIKESLYNYNLTPALVIHRSPDRWNEYIGINKGEQDGIERDMAVITSKGLVGKVMHVSQFTSTVQLLRDHDRTNRISAMVDAEDIEVFGFIEGFDEQSGALMLRKVEADAEIEVGQTVVTSGLGGIFPQGLLIGKVIRVEADEYGLTKNAYVEPSASFHNLDYVMIIRRTAASIDVNTTQEGEGDY; from the coding sequence ATGCCACAATTTTTTTCAAATAAGAGACTAATAGTGCTTCTCGTTAGTATTATTCTTTTGGTGGCATTAATAGGCTATTCCATGAGTGATCGACGAAGCTTAACATGGCCAGAGCAGTTTATGAAAGATTCTGTAGGTTGGGTCCAACAAGTATTTAAACAACCCGCTCTTTATGTAGCGGGTTTCTTTGAGACTGTAAATGAAATGAGAAATATTTACGAAGAAAATCGTGTATTAAAAGCTCATTTAGATCAATATGCGCAAATTGCAGTTGAAGTAAATGTGCTACGTCGTCAAAATGAACATCTCAAAGATGCACTAGATATTAAAGAAAGTCTGTACAATTATAATTTAACCCCAGCGCTTGTTATTCACCGGTCTCCAGATCGTTGGAATGAATATATCGGAATAAATAAAGGTGAGCAAGATGGTATTGAGCGAGATATGGCTGTTATTACTTCAAAAGGGTTAGTAGGTAAAGTTATGCATGTTTCGCAATTTACATCGACTGTTCAACTTCTACGTGACCATGATCGTACAAATCGAATTTCTGCAATGGTGGATGCTGAGGATATCGAAGTGTTTGGTTTTATTGAGGGCTTTGACGAACAAAGCGGTGCTTTAATGCTTCGAAAAGTTGAAGCTGATGCCGAGATTGAGGTAGGTCAAACAGTTGTCACTTCGGGATTAGGTGGGATCTTCCCTCAAGGACTTTTGATAGGGAAAGTGATCCGAGTTGAGGCAGATGAGTATGGATTAACAAAAAACGCATACGTTGAACCTTCAGCTAGTTTTCACAATTTAGATTATGTGATGATCATTAGAAGAACGGCTGCTTCCATCGATGTTAACACGACTCAAGAAGGAGAGGGTGACTATTGA
- the mreD gene encoding rod shape-determining protein MreD, with amino-acid sequence MLRFLLPLIVFILFIIEGTVMQIIAPDRFGSEFIIIPRFAFVIVIVISVFFGRTTGTIYGLILGLFQDVIYTHVLGVYIFSMALITYLLGFSFKIFQKNLMLHIITAIFGTILLDYLVYGIHSMVGITTLPHERFFYERLLPSLVVNSVFLIIFAYPLRKLLVFLQNKDDIEEKIHKRKRDFRWQR; translated from the coding sequence ATGTTACGCTTTCTCCTTCCCTTGATTGTTTTTATTCTATTTATCATTGAAGGAACCGTCATGCAAATTATTGCTCCTGATCGTTTTGGCTCGGAGTTTATCATTATTCCTCGTTTTGCCTTTGTAATCGTGATCGTAATTAGCGTTTTTTTCGGGAGAACAACTGGCACAATTTATGGGCTAATCCTTGGTTTATTTCAAGATGTCATTTACACTCATGTTTTAGGTGTATACATTTTTAGTATGGCCTTAATTACATATTTACTAGGTTTTTCTTTTAAGATCTTTCAGAAAAATTTAATGTTACATATCATAACAGCTATTTTCGGAACAATCCTTCTCGACTATTTAGTTTATGGTATCCACTCAATGGTCGGTATCACAACTCTCCCACATGAGCGTTTCTTCTATGAACGTCTTTTACCTAGTTTAGTCGTAAATAGTGTGTTCTTGATTATATTTGCATACCCATTACGAAAATTACTGGTCTTTTTACAAAATAAAGACGATATAGAAGAAAAAATTCATAAAAGAAAAAGGGATTTTAGATGGCAACGTTGA
- the minC gene encoding septum site-determining protein MinC, whose translation MVKTNYVTIRGTKEGLILFLDDECSFSELVSELEEKLSSNYPQISEGPAVHVKVSVGNRFLTEDLKKQLITIISEQQKLVINQIESNVITKQEAETLQKEAQTATIMKVVRSGQVLRVTGDLLLLGDVNPGGTVVATGNIYVMGVLRGIAHAGSEGNKEAIISASKMEPSQLRIAEIVSRSPDIKDNETHEMECAYVGRDNKIAIERLQQMGKIRPEITNV comes from the coding sequence ATGGTAAAAACAAACTATGTAACGATAAGAGGAACCAAAGAAGGCCTAATTTTATTTTTAGACGACGAATGTTCGTTTTCTGAACTAGTTAGTGAGCTTGAAGAAAAGCTTTCCTCAAATTATCCGCAAATTTCAGAAGGACCTGCTGTCCATGTAAAAGTTTCTGTCGGAAATCGATTTTTAACTGAAGATCTGAAGAAACAGCTTATAACAATTATTAGTGAGCAGCAAAAGCTTGTAATTAACCAAATAGAATCGAACGTAATCACAAAACAAGAAGCAGAAACCTTACAAAAAGAAGCGCAAACTGCTACGATTATGAAGGTAGTCCGTTCTGGTCAAGTATTAAGAGTTACCGGGGATCTTCTTCTCCTAGGCGATGTCAATCCTGGTGGAACAGTTGTTGCCACAGGAAACATCTATGTTATGGGTGTTTTAAGAGGTATCGCTCATGCGGGAAGTGAAGGTAATAAAGAAGCAATCATTTCAGCTTCGAAAATGGAACCGTCGCAATTACGAATTGCTGAAATTGTTAGTCGGTCACCTGATATAAAAGATAACGAAACCCATGAAATGGAATGTGCCTACGTTGGTCGAGATAACAAAATCGCCATCGAGCGCTTACAACAAATGGGGAAAATACGTCCAGAGATAACAAACGTTTAA
- the minD gene encoding septum site-determining protein MinD, with translation MGEAIVITSGKGGVGKTTTSANIGTALALSGKRVCLVDTDIGLRNLDVVMGLENRIIYDIVDIVEERCKLHQALIKDKRFECLMLLPAAQTKDKAAVNPEQMKVIIKELKEDYDYVIIDCPAGIEQGFKNAVAGADKAIVVTTPETSAVRDADRIIGLLEQENIEPPKLIVNRIRTHMMKNGDMLDVDEIVSILAIELLGIVADDDDVIKASNKGEPVAFQPNTRASIAYRNIARRILGESVPLMSLDDNKGMFTKMKKFFGIRS, from the coding sequence ATGGGAGAGGCTATTGTAATTACTTCTGGTAAAGGCGGAGTTGGGAAAACGACTACATCTGCAAATATTGGTACTGCCCTTGCGCTTTCAGGTAAGAGAGTGTGTTTAGTTGATACTGACATCGGCCTTCGTAATCTTGATGTTGTCATGGGATTAGAAAATCGAATTATCTATGATATCGTGGATATTGTAGAAGAGCGATGTAAGCTACATCAAGCCCTTATCAAGGACAAGCGTTTTGAATGCTTAATGTTATTACCCGCTGCTCAAACTAAAGATAAAGCAGCAGTGAATCCAGAGCAAATGAAAGTGATCATTAAAGAATTAAAAGAAGACTATGACTATGTCATTATTGATTGCCCAGCCGGCATTGAACAAGGCTTTAAAAATGCTGTAGCAGGTGCTGATAAAGCAATTGTTGTTACGACACCTGAAACATCAGCAGTTCGTGACGCAGACCGCATTATTGGGCTTCTTGAGCAAGAAAATATCGAACCACCGAAATTGATCGTGAATCGAATTCGTACTCATATGATGAAAAATGGGGATATGCTTGATGTTGATGAAATTGTCTCTATTTTAGCAATTGAGTTATTAGGAATTGTTGCCGATGATGATGATGTCATTAAAGCATCAAATAAAGGTGAGCCTGTCGCTTTTCAACCAAATACACGAGCGTCTATAGCATACCGAAATATTGCTAGACGTATTTTAGGGGAATCGGTGCCTTTGATGTCATTAGACGATAACAAAGGTATGTTTACTAAAATGAAGAAGTTTTTCGGGATAAGGTCTTAA
- a CDS encoding inositol monophosphatase family protein — protein sequence MNYNNIYELAKSWTKEAGENLRESLKHKIEVEFKTSASDLVTKKDREIEQFFAGKISEHFPEHMILGEEGTVANQEYIFEEAQVWVIDPIDGTTNFVNQKMNFAISVAFYDQGEPIIGVIYDPMKDELFTTLKGQGAFLNGEKIEQLTAVTVEEALISLNSLWTIPNDKVDEKKVYPIVEKARGIRYIGSAALEIAWISVGRLDAYVDFRLSPWDIGAGIVLLKELGGEATTLAGEDINMKDTNTTLFSRPGLASEIRNYFN from the coding sequence TTGAACTATAATAACATTTATGAATTAGCAAAAAGTTGGACGAAAGAAGCTGGAGAAAATTTAAGAGAAAGTTTAAAACATAAGATTGAAGTAGAGTTTAAAACTTCTGCATCAGATCTAGTGACAAAAAAAGATCGAGAAATTGAACAATTCTTTGCCGGGAAAATAAGTGAACATTTTCCAGAGCATATGATTTTAGGAGAAGAAGGGACAGTAGCAAATCAAGAATACATATTTGAAGAAGCGCAAGTTTGGGTAATTGATCCGATCGATGGTACAACAAACTTTGTTAATCAAAAAATGAACTTTGCTATTTCAGTTGCTTTTTATGATCAAGGCGAACCGATAATAGGAGTTATTTATGATCCGATGAAAGATGAGCTTTTTACAACGTTAAAAGGACAAGGTGCTTTTCTTAACGGTGAAAAAATTGAACAATTAACTGCGGTGACTGTTGAGGAAGCTTTAATTAGCTTGAATAGCCTTTGGACAATTCCAAATGATAAAGTAGATGAAAAGAAGGTATATCCAATTGTCGAGAAAGCTCGCGGAATTCGATATATTGGTTCGGCTGCATTAGAAATTGCATGGATTTCAGTAGGGAGACTTGATGCCTATGTCGACTTTAGATTGTCTCCATGGGATATTGGTGCAGGAATTGTTCTTCTTAAAGAGCTAGGTGGTGAAGCAACTACATTAGCTGGTGAAGATATCAATATGAAGGATACAAATACCACATTATTTTCAAGGCCCGGTTTAGCATCTGAAATTAGAAACTATTTTAATTAA
- the phnD gene encoding phosphate/phosphite/phosphonate ABC transporter substrate-binding protein has product MRVCKEIVKMSFYVEFCVTILLQENIKKQSEVMILKKYLLLVLTAMLMLALAACGSSETSKEESPATDAKEETVEMPTKLTMGFIPSQEADKIADTVKPLEEKLSEILGIPVEAQVMVDFVGLVEGMRTGQIDIGFLNPFGFVQAEDRAGVEVILKSVRNGSASYNAQFAVAADSDIHTIEDLVNNHGLVWAYADTLSTSGFLFPAAHLMGLGIENLDDHYTQIVVGGHDNAILAVLDGTADFATTFNDARTRLEGEYPTIMEDIRIIGYTDDIPNDTISVRAGLPVELKNAIREAFLAFNDDEEMITVMNEVYTWDAIAPAASEDYDIVREVFGLFKDQLSQ; this is encoded by the coding sequence TTGAGAGTTTGTAAAGAAATTGTAAAAATGTCCTTTTATGTTGAATTTTGTGTTACTATACTTCTGCAAGAAAATATAAAAAAACAAAGTGAGGTCATGATCTTGAAAAAGTATTTACTTTTAGTTTTAACTGCAATGTTAATGTTAGCACTTGCTGCATGTGGATCTTCTGAAACTAGTAAAGAAGAATCTCCAGCAACGGACGCAAAAGAAGAAACAGTAGAAATGCCAACAAAGTTGACAATGGGCTTTATCCCATCACAAGAAGCTGACAAAATTGCTGACACTGTTAAGCCACTTGAAGAAAAATTAAGTGAAATTCTTGGAATCCCAGTTGAAGCTCAAGTAATGGTAGACTTTGTAGGTCTAGTAGAAGGTATGAGAACTGGTCAAATTGACATTGGTTTCTTAAATCCATTTGGATTTGTACAAGCTGAAGATCGTGCTGGAGTAGAAGTTATCTTAAAGTCTGTTCGTAACGGTTCTGCTTCTTATAATGCACAATTCGCTGTTGCTGCTGACTCAGATATCCACACTATCGAAGATCTAGTAAATAATCATGGATTAGTTTGGGCTTATGCTGATACATTATCAACTTCAGGTTTCTTATTCCCAGCTGCTCACTTAATGGGCTTAGGAATTGAGAACTTAGATGATCACTACACTCAAATTGTTGTAGGTGGACATGACAATGCAATCCTAGCTGTATTAGATGGTACTGCTGACTTCGCTACAACTTTTAATGACGCTCGTACTCGCTTAGAAGGTGAATATCCAACAATTATGGAAGATATCCGTATAATTGGTTACACAGATGACATTCCAAACGATACAATTTCTGTTCGTGCAGGTCTTCCAGTAGAATTGAAAAATGCAATTCGTGAAGCATTCTTAGCATTTAACGATGACGAAGAAATGATTACAGTTATGAATGAAGTATATACTTGGGATGCAATTGCTCCAGCTGCTTCAGAAGATTACGATATCGTTCGTGAAGTATTTGGTTTATTCAAAGACCAATTATCTCAATAA
- the phnC gene encoding phosphonate ABC transporter ATP-binding protein: MIEFKNVSLTYPNGHQGLKNVNLKLNDGEFIVVVGLSGAGKSTLIRSINQLVKPTEGELLIDGENTLKYKEKQLRKLRTRIGMIFQNYNLVKRTSVLRNVLSGRLGHTGTFRSLLGLFSQADVKLALESLDRVGIVEKAYIRADQLSGGQQQRVSIARALTQKPKVILADEPVASLDPPTSHIVMKDLKKINREDNITTIVNLHFIDMAMEYADRIIGMRGGEVVFDGPVSSVTEKTFEEIYGRKIKEDDVLGGDEK; the protein is encoded by the coding sequence ATGATTGAATTTAAAAATGTGTCCTTAACCTATCCAAACGGACATCAAGGGTTAAAAAATGTAAATTTAAAATTAAACGATGGCGAGTTTATCGTTGTTGTTGGACTCTCAGGTGCAGGTAAGTCTACCCTTATCCGTAGTATTAACCAACTAGTGAAACCCACAGAAGGTGAGCTCCTTATTGATGGTGAAAACACTCTAAAATACAAGGAAAAGCAATTACGCAAGCTAAGAACTAGAATTGGGATGATCTTTCAAAACTACAATCTTGTAAAAAGAACTTCAGTCCTTCGAAACGTTTTATCTGGAAGATTAGGTCATACTGGCACTTTTCGTAGTTTATTAGGTTTATTCTCACAAGCAGATGTTAAGCTAGCATTAGAAAGCTTAGATCGTGTTGGAATTGTTGAAAAAGCATATATCCGTGCTGACCAGTTAAGTGGTGGACAGCAACAACGTGTAAGTATAGCAAGAGCTTTAACACAAAAACCGAAAGTAATCTTGGCAGACGAGCCGGTAGCAAGTCTTGACCCGCCAACTTCACATATAGTAATGAAAGACTTAAAGAAGATTAATCGTGAAGATAACATTACAACAATCGTTAACCTTCACTTTATTGATATGGCGATGGAATATGCAGACCGTATCATTGGAATGAGAGGCGGAGAAGTTGTATTTGACGGTCCTGTAAGTTCAGTTACGGAAAAAACGTTTGAAGAAATTTACGGCCGTAAAATTAAAGAAGATGATGTTCTCGGAGGAGATGAGAAGTAA
- the phnE gene encoding phosphonate ABC transporter, permease protein PhnE, giving the protein MQPVTNPLKTNNGRIPIIPRQTKTRMTIIMLVIAFLYGLSAFVTEAYPNKIISGLPHAFDFVKDDLYPPNWSYYKTVSFRLLETWNIALLSTTFSTLICLPFAFLMASNINTNKYLYTAVRFGMNVLRTIPELLLAVILVAVVGLGPLSGVGALFFFSLGILAKLLSETIESIDKGPLEAIRATGGNVFQVIRYGAMPQILPHFTSYSLYVLEINVRASIVLGFVGAGGIGQILRQQLNLFNYANVSTIIIMTFLAVTVIDVISTRIRERLV; this is encoded by the coding sequence ATGCAACCAGTTACCAATCCACTAAAAACGAATAACGGTCGCATTCCTATTATTCCACGTCAAACAAAAACGAGAATGACGATCATTATGCTTGTCATAGCCTTTTTATACGGGCTATCGGCATTTGTGACCGAAGCATATCCAAACAAAATTATTTCAGGACTACCACATGCCTTTGATTTTGTGAAGGATGACCTTTATCCGCCAAACTGGAGTTACTATAAAACGGTATCTTTTAGATTACTAGAAACATGGAATATTGCGCTACTTAGTACAACTTTTTCTACATTGATTTGTTTACCATTTGCTTTTTTGATGGCTTCAAATATCAATACTAATAAGTATCTTTATACTGCAGTTCGTTTTGGAATGAACGTACTTAGAACAATCCCAGAATTACTTTTAGCTGTGATTTTAGTAGCCGTTGTTGGTCTTGGACCACTTTCTGGGGTAGGGGCATTATTTTTCTTCTCGCTTGGAATTTTGGCAAAACTATTAAGTGAAACCATTGAATCAATTGACAAAGGACCATTAGAGGCTATTAGGGCAACTGGTGGTAATGTGTTTCAAGTTATTAGATACGGTGCAATGCCACAAATTCTACCACACTTTACGTCATACTCGTTATATGTTCTTGAAATTAACGTGCGTGCGTCCATCGTATTAGGATTTGTAGGTGCTGGTGGTATCGGTCAAATTCTTCGCCAGCAATTAAACTTATTTAATTACGCAAATGTTTCTACAATCATCATCATGACATTTTTAGCGGTAACGGTCATTGATGTTATCAGTACCCGTATAAGGGAGAGATTAGTGTAA
- the phnE gene encoding phosphonate ABC transporter, permease protein PhnE, with protein sequence MNLDKQYNIQRPDRTKYWINFGLITIFMMFLYYIAISTTDLGYRGSKLSAFDMFKRLFFDTFFDPTVQARIPMYIGYMFETLAIAFAGTLIGSILAIPIGFLAAKNMSGHLSSIGKGILNGIRAFPEILFAVIFVASVGMGPYAGVLAIGINSIGMLGKLYSEVIESIDMSIVEALKASGANRLQAMWYGVIPQVIPEFSSYAIYRFEIDVRASTVLGIVGAGGIGAPIILASNQRAWEQVGMMLIIIIVVVTIIDYLSAYIRRRIV encoded by the coding sequence ATGAATTTAGATAAACAATATAACATTCAAAGACCAGATCGCACCAAATATTGGATAAATTTTGGACTTATTACGATATTTATGATGTTCTTATATTATATCGCTATTTCTACAACCGATTTAGGTTATCGAGGCTCCAAGTTATCCGCCTTCGATATGTTCAAACGTTTGTTTTTCGATACATTCTTTGATCCAACTGTACAAGCTAGAATTCCTATGTATATTGGCTATATGTTCGAAACGTTAGCGATAGCATTTGCTGGAACTTTAATTGGTTCCATTTTAGCAATACCAATTGGCTTTTTAGCAGCTAAAAACATGAGTGGACATTTATCTAGCATTGGTAAAGGGATTCTAAACGGAATTCGTGCCTTCCCAGAAATATTATTTGCTGTTATTTTCGTAGCATCTGTAGGTATGGGACCTTATGCTGGGGTATTAGCGATCGGTATCAACTCGATCGGGATGTTAGGAAAGCTATACTCTGAAGTAATCGAATCCATCGATATGAGTATCGTTGAAGCATTAAAAGCAAGTGGAGCGAACCGACTTCAAGCAATGTGGTACGGTGTAATTCCACAAGTTATTCCAGAATTCTCATCATATGCGATCTATCGTTTTGAGATCGACGTTCGTGCGTCTACAGTGTTAGGTATCGTTGGTGCCGGTGGTATCGGTGCACCAATCATCCTTGCCTCAAATCAGCGTGCTTGGGAACAAGTAGGGATGATGTTAATCATCATCATCGTCGTCGTTACAATCATCGATTACCTAAGTGCATATATCCGCCGAAGAATTGTTTAA
- a CDS encoding M23 family metallopeptidase yields the protein MAKRVDEIRREIQARRKKMTSRIGQRERSQPQYYQSHSESRDDSAYYFPSESRVTGEPEEKFFRKDILMMQVLAAICLFLVIGILFRTQLPQFEGARQFVKNSYEQEFQFATVANWYEDQFGKPLALLPTTRNVALDNLDNQEHNLAYAVPATGRVTRSFDQDGKGIMIETVSNSNVEAARSGMVRFVAEEENLGKTVIIAHYDGGESWYAMLDKVEVSIYDHVEAGSKIGTVSLQDNKGFYYFALKEGETFINPLEVISFD from the coding sequence ATGGCGAAAAGGGTTGATGAAATTCGTCGTGAAATTCAGGCAAGACGGAAAAAAATGACTAGTCGTATTGGTCAAAGAGAGAGATCACAACCACAATATTATCAAAGTCATAGCGAGTCTAGAGACGATTCAGCTTACTATTTTCCTAGTGAATCAAGGGTGACTGGGGAGCCTGAAGAAAAGTTTTTTCGCAAGGACATTTTAATGATGCAAGTGTTAGCTGCTATTTGTTTATTTCTAGTGATAGGAATATTATTTCGAACGCAATTACCACAATTTGAAGGAGCGAGGCAGTTTGTGAAAAATTCCTACGAACAGGAATTTCAGTTTGCTACTGTTGCTAATTGGTATGAAGACCAGTTTGGAAAGCCGTTAGCACTTCTTCCGACGACAAGAAATGTCGCCTTAGATAATCTTGATAATCAAGAACATAATCTAGCATATGCCGTTCCGGCGACTGGGCGAGTGACTAGAAGCTTTGATCAAGATGGAAAGGGTATTATGATCGAAACAGTTTCTAATTCAAATGTCGAAGCTGCTAGAAGCGGGATGGTTCGCTTTGTAGCAGAAGAAGAGAACTTAGGGAAAACAGTGATTATTGCTCATTATGACGGTGGTGAATCTTGGTATGCGATGCTTGATAAGGTTGAGGTCAGTATTTATGATCACGTTGAGGCAGGAAGTAAGATTGGCACAGTATCGTTACAAGACAATAAAGGCTTCTACTACTTTGCTTTAAAAGAAGGAGAAACTTTTATCAATCCACTTGAAGTGATTTCATTTGATTGA